From the Lolium rigidum isolate FL_2022 chromosome 2, APGP_CSIRO_Lrig_0.1, whole genome shotgun sequence genome, one window contains:
- the LOC124686683 gene encoding peroxidase 2-like: MPHQHKQLRGCMQANEAHRYLQRSLHVRHGARTIYTTPLMLTGTHATIHLSNLSRDPSTIVMKLSARAIVFSFCLGLAFFAGQPVTVHGGRGGGGHGKKDAVVDKVNKIVAKAIQDKPGVGPALIRLLFHDCWVNGCDASVLLDGSKTEKKAKNNIGLDGFDVIDEIKGEVGEDVSCADIVVLAARHATFVVSRGKIAYSVKTGRMDGVSSSAAAADAVLPPSTLRFPQLKANFASKNFTVRELVVLSGAHAVGVAHRSSFEDRLDDDITPISAKYQTALVADVEAKTTATVPDPIEPNNIRDKEFAFRNASDYDDTGVDTSKAARGVLDNSYYHANLQNAVLFRSDWELRNDTTGEGGMETFKADAKKWYLQFGKAMAKLSELPAEGTRFEIRKNCRKTN; this comes from the exons ATGCCGCACCAGCACAAACAATTGCGTGGGTGCATGCAAGCAAATGAAGCCCATCGATATCTCCAGCGCAGCTTGCATGTTCGTCATGGTGCACGTACTATATATACCACTCCTCTCATGCTCACTGGTACACACGCAACAATCCATCTTAGTAATTTATCTCGAGATCCATCGACAATTGTGATGAAGCTCAGCGCGCGCGCCATCGTATTCTCTTTCTGCCTGGGGCTCGCGTTCTTCGCCGGGCAGCCTGTAACTGTCCATGGTGGCCgcgggggcggcggccatggcaagAAGGACGCCGTTGTGGACAAGGTTAACAAGATAGTGGCCAAGGCCATCCAGGACAAGCCCGGCGTCGGCCCCGCCCTCATCCGGCTGCTCTTCCACGACTGCTGGGTCAAC GGCTGCGACGCGTCCGTGCTCTTGGACGGCAGCAAGACGGAGAAGAAGGCCAAGAACAACATCGGCCTCGACGGCTTTGACGTGATCGACGAGATCAAGGGCGAGGTCGGCGAGGAcgtctcctgcgccgacatcGTCGTCctggccgcgcgccacgcgaccTTCGTCGTCAGCCGCGGCAAGATCGCCTACTCCGTGAAGACGGGCCGCATGGACGGCGTCAGCTCCTCTGCCGCCGCTGCAGACGCGGTCCTCCCGCCATCAACCCTGCGGTTCCCGCAGCTCAAGGCTAACTTCGCATCCAAGAATTTCACCGTGAGGGAGCTCGTCGTTCTCTCTGGAGCGCACGCCGTCGGCGTCGCCCACCGCTCgtccttcgaggaccgccttgacgaTGACATCACCCCCATCAGCGCCAAGTACCAGACGGCGCTCGTTGCCGACGTAGAGGCcaagacgacggcgacggtgccggACCCGATCGAGCCGAACAACATTCGCGACAAGGAGTTCGCCTTTCGGAACGCGTCCGACTACGACGACACAGGGGTGGATACGTCCAAGGCGGCGAGGGGGGTGCTGGACAATAGCTACTACCACGCCAACCTCCAGAACGCGGTGCTCTTCAGGTCCGACTGGGAGCTACGCAACGACACCACCGGCGAGGGTGGCATGGAGACGTTCAAGGCCGACGCCAAAAAGTGGTACCTCCAATTCGGCAAGGCCATGGCCAAGCTCAGCGAGCTCCCCGCCGAGGGCACTCGTTTCGAGATCAGGAAGAACTGCAGAAAAACCAACTAG